Below is a window of Geomonas oryzisoli DNA.
CACATAAGGATCCTGAACTCTATGCCTCCACGTATCAGTTTAGCCATCATCGACAGCGACGCGTCCGCCCGCGAATCCATCGAGGTAACGCTGAAACCGTTTTCCGAGACCATCGGCATCGTCGGCTCGGTCGATAACTTTAGCGCCGGTCTGAGGGTAATCGAGAAGAGCGCGCCCAATGTCGTTATTCTTGAGGTCAGCGACATTCAGCGTGGCATGCAGGAGGTGCAGCACATCACCTCCAAGTTTCCCCGGACCTCGGTCATCGTCAGCTCCTCTGAGAAGAGCTCCGACTGGATTCTCTCGCTCATGCGGGCGGGAGCCGTGGAGTACATGCTGCGCCCCCTGACCCAGGACGAGCTGAAACTCGCCCTGCAGAAGGTGGGACGCTTCATCTTCTCCAAGACCGAGGAGGCACCTCGCGCCAAGATCATCTCCGTATACTACCCCACCGGCGGGACGGGAACCACCACGGTCGCGGTGAATCTCGCCGCCGGTCTCGCCTCGGAAGGGGTCAAGGTCGCCCTCGTCGATCTCAACCTCTACTCCGGCGACATCGGCACCTTCCTCGACGTCAGCCCGACGTACACCCTGAGCAGCGTCACCAGCAACATAGACCGTCTCGATGCCAACTTCTTGATGACGGTCATGACCAGGCATGCATCTGGCCCCTTCGTTCTCACCGAGCCCAATGAGGTGGATGACGCCATTTCGATTACCCCCGATCAAGTGCACCGCATCCTCTCCTTTTTAAGAGGCGTGTTCACCTATGTCGTGGTCGACTGCGGCGGCCCCCTGGCTGGCTGCAACATGGCCATCTTCGAGTCTTCCGACCTGATACTGTTCACCACTGCCCTGAGCCTTCCCGCCCTTAAGAACAGCAAGCGCTACCTCACCGCAATGGAGCGGAAAGGACTGCGCAAGGACCGGCTGAAACTGGTCGTGAACCGTTACCTGCCCAAAGCCGACATCCAGGTCAAGGACGCCGAGAAGGTGCTGGGGCACACAGTTTTTCAAACGATACCCAACGATTACCTCGACGTGGTCAATTCCATCAACAAGGGTATGCCGGTCGTAAAGTACTCACCGGGGTCTGCGGTCAGCAAGGCGATCCTCAACCTGGCGGAGCTGGTGGCAAAACCCTAACTCCAGTTGGGCGTGCGCCGGTTGCAGCCGTGCTACCGGAGCGGACAAATCAATCGCCACGGCCGCTCCGCTCGCAGTTCAAGAGGTCTTATCTATGCCGAATAATCCATTTCAGATGCCCGGGATCACGAACGATCAGGAATTTTTCCAGGACCTGAAAAGCCGCATCCACCGTCGTCTGATCGAACGCCTCGACCTGGCGAAACTGGATCTTCTTGGCGCTAACGAGCTCAACCGTGAGATAGGCTTCGTCATTGAGAACCTGATCATCGAGGAAGGGGTTCCCCTGAACCAGTTCGAGCGGGACCGCCTGGTCGTGGAGATCCAGCACGAGACCTTCGGCCTGGGTCCGCTGGAGCCCCTGCTGGCTGACCCTCACGTTTCCGACATCCTGGTGAACAAGAGCTCCCAGGTTTACGTCGAGCGCTTCGGCAAACTGGTCAAGACCGACGTCTGTTTCAAGGATAATGGGCACCTTTTGCAGATCATCGAGAGGATCGTCTCCAAGGTTGGCCGGCGCATCGACGAGTCATCCCCCTATGTCGACGCGAGGCTTCCGGACGGCTCCCGCGTCAATGCCATCATCCCGCCGCTGGCCCTGGACGGGCCGGTCCTCTCCATCCGTCGTTTCGGGCAGGATCCGCTCAAGATGAACGACCTCATCAACCTGGGCACCCTCGACCCCCGCATGGAGAAGATCCTGGAGGGGGCGGTACGCACCAGGCTGAACATCCTGGTTTCCGGCGGTACCGGCACCGGCAAGACCACCATGCTGAACGTGCTCTCCGAGTACATCCCCCATGACGAGCGCGTGGTCACCATCGAGGACTCCGCAGAACTCCATCTGAAGCAGGAACACGTGGTACGCCTGGAGACCCGTCCTCCCAACATCGAGGGGAGGGGGGAGGTGACCCAGCGCGACCTGGTGCGCAACGCCCTCAGGATGCGCCCCGACCGGATCATCCTGGGCGAGATCCGCGGCGGCGAGGCACTGGACATGCTTCAGGCCATGAACACCGGTCACGACGGTTCCATCTCTACCGTTCACGCCAACACTACCCGCGACGCCCTGGCCCGTATCGAAACCATGGTGCTCATGGCCGGCATGGACCTGCCTGAGCGTGCCATACGCGAGCAGGTGGCGTCGGCTCTGAATGTCGTGGTTCAACTGGTCAGATTCTCAGACGGTACGAGGAAGGTGGTCAAACTCTCCGAAATAACCGGCATGGAGGGGAACACAGTCGTAATGCACGACGTCTTTGTGTTCGATCAAAAAGGCATCGACAAGGAAGGGAGGGTTGTCGGCAGCTATCGGGCAACGGGGGTGAGGCCGATGTTTGCTGAACGTTTCAGGGTCTACGGCTTCGAGCTCCCCCAGGGGATCTTCGAGAACTAGGAGGAGGGCCACTTGCTATATATTGTTGTCATAACCTTCATAGCCGTCTTTCTTCTGCTCTTTGCGGTTTACCTTGCAGTTTCCGCAGCCAGGACGTCTCCCAAGTATGAGCTGAAAAGGCGCCTGCAGCGCCTGGCGAAAGATTCCTCCGCACAGGGAATGCCGGAAGACCTGCGCGCGGAGATCATCAGGGAGATCCCCCCCCTGGACAAGCTCCTCGGATCATTTCCGCTTACGCGTGACTTGGACAAGAAACTGGACCACGGTGGTCTCGACGTGACTGCTTCTCGGTTTCTCGTCCTCACCGCGTCGGTTACCGTCTGCCTCTTCGTTCTGATCCTTTTCCTGTTCAAGTCCTTTTGGGCTGCGCTATTAGGAGGCATCATCGTCTCTCTGCTGCCCTTCGCTTATCTTCATTTCAAAATTCAGCAACGCCTGGAGAAGTTCACCGAGGTTTTTCCTGACGCCCTGACCATGATCTCACGTTCGCTGCGTGCCGGCCATTCCTTCACCAGTGGTATTCAACTGGTCGGCGAGGAAATCCAGGACCCGGTAGGTGAACTGTTCAGGACCGCCTATGAACAGCAGCTGCTCGGACTCAGGATCACTGAGACCTTGAGCAACCTCAACGAGAGGATTGATAGCCTTGATCTCAGGTTCTTCACCACCGCCATCGCCATCAACAATGATGTTGGTGGTAACCTCTCGGATATCCTTGAAAACCTCGCGAAGACAATCCGGGAGAGGTTGAAAATAAGAAGGCAGGTTCGCGTGTACACCGCACAGGGGCGGATGACGGGGTACGTTTTGGGCGCGCTGCCAATATGTACCTTTTTGATTTTTAATATCCTCAATCCCGAATACGAGTCGCTTCTTTACAAGGAGACGAAGGGGCTGTACGTCTTGGGGCTCGCCGTGGTCTTGCAGTTGATCGGCTTCTTCGTGATCAGGAAAATCATCAGGATTAGGATTTAGGGGGGGACGGTGGTCTTCGCAATAACTGTAATCGTTTTCATCGCCGTTGTTCTCCTGACAGTCGCCGCAATATATCCTTATCTGTCGCGGCGGGGTGTTGTGCAGAGCAGGCTTGAGAAGTTCGAAGTGCAGGAGGTGAGCAAGGTCGAACTGGTCCCGGAAGCACCCAAATGGTACGACCACTTGGGGCAACTGGGGCGCTCGTTGAAGTTATCAGCCAAGGAGCAGGGAAAGTATACCCAGATGCTGGTTGCGGCCGGGTACAAGCGGGAGAGCGTCTACGTCTTTTTTGGTTGCAAGATCCTGCTCACCATACTCCTTCCCGTCTCCTTCGTGCTCTTCTACGTCATGGCCAGGGGGCTGTCCTTTAACCGGTTGATGATTCTCACGACGATAATTTTGGCCATCGTGGGCTATCTGGCGCCCAGTTACTGGCTGTCGCACCAGTACAACGAGCGGAAGCTGAAGATCTTCCATACCCTACCAGACATACTCGACCTGCTCACGGTCTGCGTGGATGCCGGGCTCAGTATGGACGCCGCACTGATAAAGACTACCGAAGTGCCCCAGTTTGCCAATGACCCGCTTGCCAAAGAAATCAAGGTGGCGACCATGGAGACAAGGGCCGGTAAGCCGCGCATTGAAGCGCTCAAGGACATGGCTGCGCGCACCATGGTCGACGATGTTAAATCTTTCGTTACCATGCTGGCTCAGACAGAGCGCTTCGGCACCAGCTTGAGCCAGGCCCTCACTGTTCATTCGGACTCCCTACGCACCAAGAGGAAGCAGATTGCTGAAGAAGCTGCGGCCAAGACCACCATCAAGATGATTTTCCCGCTGGTCATGTTCGTCTTTCCTGCGCTTCTGGTCGTCATTTTGGGACCGGCCTATGTTCAGATCAGCAAAACCCTTTTCAAATAAATACGCCTCATAAGGAGACACGTCATGCACTTTGATTTAAACACCGCTATCTTGATGATAATCGCAGTCGAATTGGCTCTCATTTACTCGAGGCTCTGCAAGAAGTAGCAAATCCTGATATCAATTTATGAGGAGGGGGCATGCGCTATTTTAATAAGGTGGCTCTGATACTATTGCCGGTGTTGATGCTGGCCCTGGCGGGATGCGGCTCGAGTTCCAGCGGCAAAACCGACCCGTTTAACCCTGGCGGGACTGTCGGCGGCACTACGTCCGGTACCCCCCCCTACAGTCTCACCCTCACCCCCGCCAAATCAGCGGCGTTCGCCAACGAACAGCTGATCGTCACGGCGGTGTTGAAGGATGCCTCCAACACCCCGATCGCCAACCAGACTGTGAACTTCTCGATCACGGCGGGACCGGCCACAGCGGTGTCGACCTCCGCCAGGACCGACTCCAACGGTGTCGCCCTGGCCTTTGTCAGGACCGGCGCCACCGCCGTCACCACCAACGTCATCGTCCAGGGAGCCTCGACGGTGAACAGCAAGAGCGTGGTCGGCTACGGAAACTTCCAGGTCTCTCCAGCTGACGCGAATCTCAACAGCACCAGGCTGTCCCTCAGCATGACCTCCCTGGCGGTCAGCCCCAACCAGGAACAGGTTATCATCGCCACGGCCAAAGACGGCTCCAACAACCCCCTAGCGAATCTCGCGGTCACTTTTAGGGTGGCCGCAGGACCGGCATCCATGGTGATAACGAACTCTTTCACCGATGCCAACGGCCAGGCCACCACCATAGTCAAGGCCGGCAATCCAGCCGCCGTCTCCAACGTCATCATCGAGGCGACCGCCACGGTGGGCGGTAACGCCGTCGTGGCCAATATCCCCTTCCAGGTGGTGCCAACCACCATCTCAACCGTCAACTACACTATGACAATGGCTGCCAGCAAGCTGGTTGTGGATAACAACGAGGAGTTTTTCGTTGCGGTGACGCTAAAGGATTCCGGCGCAAACCCTGTGGTAGGCCAGACCGTCAACTTCAGTATCGCCTCGGGGGAAGCAGCGGTCATCACCCCCACAGCGGTCACCGACTCGCTCGGCAAGGGGATAGCCCGTATCCGTGCCCTAAACCCCGCTTCGACGTCTGCCGTCATCCTGCAGGCCTTGGCCACCATCGACGGCACCGTGGTTACGGCCCTTGCACCCGTGCAGATCACGACCCAACCCCTCTCGGCTTCAATCATCAAGATGACGCTTGCAAGCGATAAACAAACCGTAGGCATCAACAGCGACGTCATCCTGACGGCAACCGTAACCGATCTGCAGTCTCCACCGAAGCCGGTGCAGGACAACCCGGTCACTTTCAGCGTCGTTGGTGGTTCGGCCAACGTCCTCGATCCATCAGGCAATATCCAGGAACCCTTCACGGTTAATACTGATTCCATGGGCAATGCCGTGTGCCGCCTCAGGTCGGCTGCGACTCCCACTAGCTCGAGCATAATCGTGAAGTCAACCACCACGGTTAACGATAAGGAGGTCACTGCTTACCACACCATCGATATCGTCCGCCAGAACAGCTATGTTATAAACTTCCTCACCTCGGGCTCCGCAAGTGATCCAAGTGGCAACCTCAACCGTCTTTCCGGGACAGTTGCATTTGATTTCGTAGGTACTGTGACCTTTAAACAGCTGGTGCCTTTCCAGGTGCTCGACAACAACGGCATCCCTCTGCCCAACGTCGCAGTCGCCCTGGAGATCTCTAACACTGGCAGGAACCTCGATACCAGGATTGAATTGGTGCCGCCCCTGCCCGGAGTACCAGTTGTTTATCCCTTTGATGATCCGCTGAAAATTACGGTAAGGACCGATGATCACGGCATGGGGATATTCACCTGCAATGTCAGCTTGGCAGCGCCGGGAGCCGGGATGACCAATACCGAATCGGTGATATACCAGGCAACGGCCACCTCGGGGGGCGTCTCCATGCTCTCGTATGGTGGTTTCATCGCCACCGTCACGCAGGACAAGGCACCCTAGCTGAAGGCTACTCGTCCCGTTTAGGAACAGCCGCCTCAATGGCTGCTCCTTGCCCACGATCAAAGTATGAGGAGGCATGATGCGCAGAGTTATCTTCCTGATGATTTTTATTTCAACGGTAACAGCAGGGCCCGCCATGGCGGCTGACATCGACGGCAGGCTCGGCCTGACCGGCAAGGTCGGCTTTCTGATGCCGGTCCAGGATGACTTCATCACCGGGGTCGATGATACCAACACTGGCCTTGCTGCTGGTGGAGGCCTCATCTACGGTGTTGGCAAGAATGTCGTCGCCGAACTCGACATCACGCACGTCCCAACCCTCAGGGTGGAAGCGGCAGGTGCGAAGGTTGGGGAGGCGACCTTGACCGATATTTCACTTGGGCTTCAGTACCGCTTTACTCCGGAAAAGCTCCTTGTCCCTTACTTGGGAGCCGGTGTCGATCTCATCAAGGGGAAATTCACCAACCTAGCCGACCGCAGGTACGGCCTTGAGTGGACCACCGGCGGGCACGTCAGCGCCGGTGTCGATTACTTCGTAACCAGGGGCATCGCTCTGACTGCCGAGCTGAAAGGGATCTTCGCCCCCGCTGGCAACATCAAGACCACGCCGCAGGAGTACAACCCCAACAGCTTCGTCGGCACGGTCGGCATCCGGTTGTTCCTGCCGGAAAAGATGTTCGACTAGATGAGGGCCATTGACCACACCTCGGGCCGCGTACTGGCAGGAACCGTCTCCGTCGCGGAGAGTTTCCTGGCTAGGCTCAAGGGTCTGCTCGGTAGGGATCGACTTCCGCCGGGGCAGGCGCTGTGGATCAAGCCTTGCAACAGCGTACACACCTTCGGCATGAAGTTTCCCATCGACGTGGCGTTTCTGGACCGGGAACAGCGGGTGGTGGCACTTGTCACCACCCTCGCCCCGAACCGGATTTCCGGCTACCACCCCACGGCGTCCAGCGTGCTAGAACTGCCGGCCGGTACGCTGGACCTAACGGCAACCGTCGTCGGTAACAAGATAGAGATTGCTTGAATGCTCCCTCCCGTGACGGAGGGTACCTTTTTGCCGCTTCGTGCAAGGGGAGGGGGGGGGCGGCGCGTTTACCGGGATGATTTTTTATGAACTGTTCCAGCAGTATTCCTCGCGGCAAGAACTGTCGCTCTCTGTTGTTGTTTCTGCTCTTCCTGGTTGGTATCTGTGCGGCCGCGGTTTATATCGGCGCCGTTCCCACCCGTAAGTTCGGACACGACATATTCTTCCTGCTCGACAACGGGTGGCGGGTGGTCACGGGGCAGCGTCCGCACCTCGACTACACCAGCCCATGGGGCCCGCTCTCCTTCTTGGTTGTCGCATCAGGTCTTGCGGCCTCGCATTACTCCGTCGACGCCATCGGCTATGGTAACGCGATGTTCGCATTCGCCGCAGGCATCTGGGCCTACCGTCTTTGCCGCGACACGGTGCCGCCCGGCCCGCGGTTCCTGGTTTGCCTTTACCTGGCGCTACTGGTGGTTTCCCCGTATTCCCTGGGCTGGGGGGCACTCAACTCGAGCCACGCCATGTTTTACAACCGCTACGGTTACGCGCTGCTCGGCGTGCTGATGATCGAGTCTTTCCCACAGGGGGGCGACGTGCCGTACGAGGACCGGCTAGTTGGGGGAGTTTCCACCGGTGCAGTCACCGCTCTGTGTCTGTTCCTGAAGGCTAATTACTTCGCCGCAGCGGTTCTTCTCATCGGAGCTTCTTTCTTGTGGAGGCGTTTCGACAAGAGGCGCGTGACCGGCATCGGCGTCGGATTCTGTCTGGTGAGCCTCGCCTTTTTGGCGTATCTCCAGTTCGATATCGGCGCAATTTTGCGGGACCTCGGTATCGCAGCCGGCGCACGGTCCAAAAGCTTCAGCTACACAGAGGTGTTACAGAAGTTCACGCTCAACGCGCTCTCCCTTTTGTTCGTGCTCCTGTTGACCATTCTGAGTGCCCGTGCGAAGGGCGAGGGGAAGGGGGCTCGCCGCCTGGCCGGCGTTCTCCTGGGCTGTATCATCTTCGCGATCGACATGCTGCTTTTGTGCAGCAACCAGCAGTACTCGGAACTGCCGCTTACCGCGATATATGCCCTGTGGGTGACCGTCGACCTCAGCGCCTGGAGCCGGAATAACCCTGGTAAGTCAAGGCCGGTCTCTGTCGGTGTTAAGGGTACCGTCCTTGTCGGAACGGCTTTCATCCTCGTTTCCTTCTGCAGCCAGGCAACCGGACTTGCTTATGGCGTCATGCAGAAGGCGCACCCCTCTGGCCTTGCCTCTGTAACGCGGTTCACGGAGCCGCGCCTGAAGGGAATGCTGCTATACGACAACGAGGCCGAGCCGGACAGCAACGGCAGGCTGTACGTCGAATCGGTCAACGACGGCATCCTTTTGCTGCGGCAGAGTTCCGCTCCATCGGAAAAGGTCCTGACCATGGACATGATGAATCCTTTTCCCTACGCCTTGGGGCGGCCCGCTCCCAAGGGAGGCATGGCCGCCGTCGCTTATAACTACACTTTCAGCGACAGCCACCGTCCCTCCGAGGCGAGGTTTTTTGGCGATACCGACATCGTCATGGTGCCGAAACGGCCCACGGAGCCGGGGCGGATGCACGATGGGCTGATGAGGATCTACATGCCGGCGCTGCAGTCCCGTTTCCGACTCGCGGCCGAGTCCAATCAGTGGTACCTCTACAGGCGAAAATGACAGAGATCAGCTCCTCCGCAACTGTCTCCCCTGGGCTCGCCTCGTTCCCCGCCTTCCTCTACGGCCTCCTTATCGCTGGCCTTGGACTTGGCGTCTACCTGACCGGGGTGCTGCTCGGAGTCTTCAGGCTGCTATTGCAGGTGGACGGCCAGTGGCTCTGGGTGGTGGACAGGATCGTCTGGTACAGCGGCATCCCGGTCGTCGCAGGGCTGATCCTCATCCTGTGCGACCTCTTCGTCCTGCTCCCTTACAAGCGTGGCAGCCGGGTCGTGCGCTGGGCTCCCTCCAAGGAGCTGAGCCTCACGGTGGTGCTGACCGCATTCAATGACGAGTTGAGCATAGGGCACGCGGTTGAGGACTTCGCAGCGCATCCGCTGGTTCGGCGTGTCGTGGTGGTGGACAACAACAGCACTGATCGCACCTCGGAGGTGGCCCGAAAGGCAGGTGCCTTCGTGGTGCATGAACCGGTGCCGGGATACGGCAGTTGCGTCTATCGCGCCCTGCGCGAGGGGCTGCGCTACACCGATACCGATCTCACCCTCTTGTGCGAAGGGGACATGACGTTCAGGGCCTACGACATCGAGAAGTTCCTGGCCTACCTGCCACACGCGGACCTGGTTAACGGCACGCGCATTAGCGAACAGTTGCGGGAGCAGCGCACCCAGTTGAGCACCTTCATGTACTACGGCAACTTTTTCGCAGGCAAACTGCTCGAGGTAAAGCACCTGGGCAAGGGGACCTTCACCGACGTCGGCACGACCTACAAACTCTGCCGCAACCGCCCGCTGGAGCGACTTTTGCCGTACCTGAACCCGGCCATAAACCTGGAATTCAACGCCCATCTCCTGGATACGGCACTGGCCCGCGGGATGGCGGTGGTGGAGTGCCCCATCACCTTCCACAACCGGGTCGGCTTCAGCAAAGGGGGCAACTCCAGCAATTGGAAGGCGCTCAAGGTGGGGACGCGCATGATTCTGGGCATCGTCTTCGGATGGAGAAAACGGCCGTGAGTATGAAGAGTTACCACGAGATACGTCTTCCCTACGATGAGCGCAGGGACCTGCTCTGGAAGACGCTGTGCGAGTCCTATTTCCAGGCCCTGATCCCGGAGGGCGCCTGCGTGCTGGAGTTGGGGGCTGGATACTGTCATTTCATCAACCATATCCGCTGCGCCCGCCGCATCGCCCTCGATCTCTGGGAAGGGATGCCGCAACACGCGGCCCAAGGGGTGGAAACGGTCATCGGCTCCGTCATCGACTTGAGCGGCATTGCGGAGCGATCGGTGGATTTCGTCTTCGCCAGCAACCTCTTCGAGCACCTGTCCCAGGAGGAGTTCGCGCAGACCTTGGCTCAACTGCGCAACAAGCTCACCCCGGGAGGAACCCTGAACCTGTTGCAGCCCAACTACCGGTTCGCCTACCGGGAATACTTCGATGATTTCAGCCACCGGACCGTGTACACCGATGGCAGCCTCAGCGACTTCCTCTCCTGTCACGGCTTTAGGGTCATCTACTGCGCGCCGCGTTTTCTCCCCCTGACCATCAAATCGGCCCTGCCCGTGTCGCCGCTGCTGATTCGTCTCTATCTGAGGCTTCCGTTCAAGCCCCTGGGGAAACAGATGCTAATCCGCGCGGTAGCGGCGTAGCGCGGCGAAGCCTGTAATGATTACTGGTGAAGGTGGTATCCATTGAGCAACTACGACCGCAAAAAGACTTTCCTCCTTCCTTCCATTGGCGACGTCCTGTTCATAACCATTTTTTTGATTATTGCGCTGTACTCCGGGAAATCGCTCCTCAACGACGGCGATACCGGCTACCACATCCGCGCCGGCGAATACATGCTGCGCACGCACAGCATCCCGCACCATGACATGTTTTCCTTCCTGTCACCGCCGCTTCCCTGGACCGCCCACGAATGGCTCTCCGAGGTGATCATGGCGCTGGTGCACCAGGCGTACGGGCTTACCGGCGTGGTCATCTTCTTCGCCTTTTTCCTGGCGCTCTCCTGCTTCCTGCTTTTCAAGATGATGCAAAAAGAAGACTGCGACATCCTCGTCGCGCTGTTCGTGGTCATCCTGGTCGGGGGCGCAGCGCAGCTGCATTGGCTGGCCCGGCCGCATGTCTTCTCGCTGGTCATCATGGTGGCCTGGTACTACATCCTGGACCTATACCAATACCGCGGAAGGAACCACCTGTTCCTGCTGCCGTTGATCATGATCCCGTGGGCAAACCTGCACGGCGGCTTCATGGGCGGGTTCATTCTTTTGGGTGCGTATTTCCTCGGCAACCTGCTGGATTCCTTCTTCAGTCACGGTGAGGGGAGGACGGAGGGCCTGCGGAGGCTGCGCGGTCTGGGCCTTGCCATACTCGCCTGCCTCGCGGCGAGCGTCGTGAATCCCTACGGCCTCCATATCCTGCTGTTCCCATTCCAGCTCACCTCGTCCAAGGATCTCATGGACGGTGTTTCCGAGTTCCTTTCGCCCAATTTTCACGAATACTACATCAAGTACTTTGAGCTGCTGCTCTTTGTGTTGCTCGCCACCGTGGGGTTGTCCAGGTTCAAGCTGAACCTCGTCGAGATGATTCTGGTCCTGCTTTTTACCCACATGTCACTCTTCTCGGCCCGGTACATCCCGCTGTTCGCCATCATCGTCGCTCCTATCATCGCCAAGAGGCTGAACCAGGTGCTCAGAGAGTCCGATTCCGGCTTCGCCCGCTTCCTGAAACAGCGGTCGTGTAACATCGCCGCCATCGATGCGTGCACCACGGGATACTTTTGGCCGCTGGCGGCGATCGGGGCGGTGGTGGTCATGGTGTACTCCGGGCGGATCAATTTCCAGTTCAATCCCAAAATCAAACCCATGGCCGCCATCGAATTCCTGAAAAGGGAGCAGATACCGGGCAACATGTTCAACAACGACGAATTCGGCGACTGCCTGATCTATGCGGCGGCGCCGAAATACAAGGTGTTTATCGACGGCAGGCTCGACATGTACGGTGCCGATCGGTTGAAGGAATACTTCAACGTCACCGCTTTCAAACCAGGGTGGGAAATGATCCTGGAAAAATACCGGATATCGTGGATCATCTTTCCTGCGGATGCCACGCTTTCGCGCCATTTACTGATTCACCCCGAATGGAAACTGATATATGCCGACAAGGTGACCAACATCTTCGTAAAGAACGTGCCTCAATACCGGTATCTCATGGAGAAGTATCCCAACGTGCGGCCTGCGGTCCTGGACGACAAGAAAGATGAGGCCTGACCGGTAGGTGCTCCTGCCGGTAGATGCGGCACGGACCCGAAACTAGTGGAGTCGACGGATTTATGGACGATTACGTGTGGTTGAACAGAAGGGTAGACCGGGGTGGCATCGTTTGGGCCACCTTGGGCTCCCTTGCGGTCCACACCCTGCTGTTTCTCGTGCTGTCGTCGGCTGTCATCTACTATCCCCAGACCGGAACCGCCGCCAAGTTCGACATCCTATGGCTATCCCCTTCGTCACTCCCAATGGCAGCCACCGCGGCACCAGACAATGCCAGCGCCGCCCCGGCTGCCACCCCGGTTGGCGTACTCCCCGCGAGCCCCCTCGCGGCCGTCGATCCTCCCGCCACAGAGCCTGATACTGCGGCGCAGGCGAATCTGCCGGACCTGCCCGCTGAGGCGGTAGCGGAAGATACGCAGTTAGAGATGGTGGCCGCCAAGAAAGCCGCAGGCAGGCCGAAGCAGCCTGCGCCGGGTCCGAAACAGACGCCGGCCGTGCTGCCCAAGGTCAAAGCCGAGGAGCAGGACGATGACACCGCCGAGGCGGAAGAATCGGTGACGCCGCCGCCCGATCCGGCCGAGGAGGCCAAGGCCCGCGAGGAGGCCGAGCGCAAACGGCTGGCCGTCTTGCAGGCGGAGCAGGAACGGCAGGCCGAGGAAGAGGCGAAACGCCAACGCAAAGTAGCCGAGAAGTTGGAAGCCGAACGCAAAGTTGCCGAGAAAAAAGAGGCGGAACGCAAGGCCGCCGAAGCGGCCCAGGCGAAAGCGGAGCAGGAGAAGGTCGCGCGCGAGAAGGCGCTGCAGGAGCGTAAGGCTGCCGAAAAGGCGCGACAGGAAAAGCTGGCGCTCGAGCGGGAAAAGGCTGCCGCAGAGAAAGCGGAGCAGGAGCGGAAGACCGCCGAGGCCAAAAGAGTCGAGCAGGAGTTACAGGACAAAAGGCAGGCCGAGTTGCAGCGCCGCGTCGCAGAGAGGGCCAAGCAGGAGAGGCTGGTCCGCGAGCGGGAACGGGTCGCCGCGGAAAAGGCGGAGCACGAGCGTCGTGTGGCGGCCGCCCAGGCCGAGCAGGAGCTACAGGAAAAGCGGGAAGCGGAAAGGGAACGTGTCGCCGCGGAACAAGCCCG
It encodes the following:
- a CDS encoding response regulator — encoded protein: MPPRISLAIIDSDASARESIEVTLKPFSETIGIVGSVDNFSAGLRVIEKSAPNVVILEVSDIQRGMQEVQHITSKFPRTSVIVSSSEKSSDWILSLMRAGAVEYMLRPLTQDELKLALQKVGRFIFSKTEEAPRAKIISVYYPTGGTGTTTVAVNLAAGLASEGVKVALVDLNLYSGDIGTFLDVSPTYTLSSVTSNIDRLDANFLMTVMTRHASGPFVLTEPNEVDDAISITPDQVHRILSFLRGVFTYVVVDCGGPLAGCNMAIFESSDLILFTTALSLPALKNSKRYLTAMERKGLRKDRLKLVVNRYLPKADIQVKDAEKVLGHTVFQTIPNDYLDVVNSINKGMPVVKYSPGSAVSKAILNLAELVAKP
- a CDS encoding CpaF family protein; the encoded protein is MPGITNDQEFFQDLKSRIHRRLIERLDLAKLDLLGANELNREIGFVIENLIIEEGVPLNQFERDRLVVEIQHETFGLGPLEPLLADPHVSDILVNKSSQVYVERFGKLVKTDVCFKDNGHLLQIIERIVSKVGRRIDESSPYVDARLPDGSRVNAIIPPLALDGPVLSIRRFGQDPLKMNDLINLGTLDPRMEKILEGAVRTRLNILVSGGTGTGKTTMLNVLSEYIPHDERVVTIEDSAELHLKQEHVVRLETRPPNIEGRGEVTQRDLVRNALRMRPDRIILGEIRGGEALDMLQAMNTGHDGSISTVHANTTRDALARIETMVLMAGMDLPERAIREQVASALNVVVQLVRFSDGTRKVVKLSEITGMEGNTVVMHDVFVFDQKGIDKEGRVVGSYRATGVRPMFAERFRVYGFELPQGIFEN
- a CDS encoding type II secretion system F family protein gives rise to the protein MLYIVVITFIAVFLLLFAVYLAVSAARTSPKYELKRRLQRLAKDSSAQGMPEDLRAEIIREIPPLDKLLGSFPLTRDLDKKLDHGGLDVTASRFLVLTASVTVCLFVLILFLFKSFWAALLGGIIVSLLPFAYLHFKIQQRLEKFTEVFPDALTMISRSLRAGHSFTSGIQLVGEEIQDPVGELFRTAYEQQLLGLRITETLSNLNERIDSLDLRFFTTAIAINNDVGGNLSDILENLAKTIRERLKIRRQVRVYTAQGRMTGYVLGALPICTFLIFNILNPEYESLLYKETKGLYVLGLAVVLQLIGFFVIRKIIRIRI
- a CDS encoding type II secretion system F family protein codes for the protein MQSRLEKFEVQEVSKVELVPEAPKWYDHLGQLGRSLKLSAKEQGKYTQMLVAAGYKRESVYVFFGCKILLTILLPVSFVLFYVMARGLSFNRLMILTTIILAIVGYLAPSYWLSHQYNERKLKIFHTLPDILDLLTVCVDAGLSMDAALIKTTEVPQFANDPLAKEIKVATMETRAGKPRIEALKDMAARTMVDDVKSFVTMLAQTERFGTSLSQALTVHSDSLRTKRKQIAEEAAAKTTIKMIFPLVMFVFPALLVVILGPAYVQISKTLFK
- a CDS encoding Ig-like domain-containing protein, producing the protein MRYFNKVALILLPVLMLALAGCGSSSSGKTDPFNPGGTVGGTTSGTPPYSLTLTPAKSAAFANEQLIVTAVLKDASNTPIANQTVNFSITAGPATAVSTSARTDSNGVALAFVRTGATAVTTNVIVQGASTVNSKSVVGYGNFQVSPADANLNSTRLSLSMTSLAVSPNQEQVIIATAKDGSNNPLANLAVTFRVAAGPASMVITNSFTDANGQATTIVKAGNPAAVSNVIIEATATVGGNAVVANIPFQVVPTTISTVNYTMTMAASKLVVDNNEEFFVAVTLKDSGANPVVGQTVNFSIASGEAAVITPTAVTDSLGKGIARIRALNPASTSAVILQALATIDGTVVTALAPVQITTQPLSASIIKMTLASDKQTVGINSDVILTATVTDLQSPPKPVQDNPVTFSVVGGSANVLDPSGNIQEPFTVNTDSMGNAVCRLRSAATPTSSSIIVKSTTTVNDKEVTAYHTIDIVRQNSYVINFLTSGSASDPSGNLNRLSGTVAFDFVGTVTFKQLVPFQVLDNNGIPLPNVAVALEISNTGRNLDTRIELVPPLPGVPVVYPFDDPLKITVRTDDHGMGIFTCNVSLAAPGAGMTNTESVIYQATATSGGVSMLSYGGFIATVTQDKAP
- a CDS encoding porin family protein, which codes for MRRVIFLMIFISTVTAGPAMAADIDGRLGLTGKVGFLMPVQDDFITGVDDTNTGLAAGGGLIYGVGKNVVAELDITHVPTLRVEAAGAKVGEATLTDISLGLQYRFTPEKLLVPYLGAGVDLIKGKFTNLADRRYGLEWTTGGHVSAGVDYFVTRGIALTAELKGIFAPAGNIKTTPQEYNPNSFVGTVGIRLFLPEKMFD